ACTGGTGGTGGAAGTCTTGATTCTGTACCACTAGATTCTTTTAGACTTAATTCAATTGCCTTTCTaatttgttcttcttcatcatcaacaacaacattaacCTGATCATTTCTTGATCTTCTTGAACCATATGTATCATTTTGAATTGATCTCAGaagattattttcatttctcAAATGATTTTTCGATTTATCATATTTGACAAAACAATTATCACAAACTCTTACTGGTTCCATAATTCCTAAATTAACTAATGGGATATTATTACTTGAATGATTTTGACAAAATACTCCTCCACAAGCACGACAATGATGTTTTCTATTAAGCATTGAAAATGGTGAATAACAAATCATAcattcttcattatcaacCCAATCAGGTGGAACTTCtgaatcaacaataaatttaCTATTCAATTGTATAATTTgatcatcataatcattataATTGGTATGTTTATTAGGGAATTCAAATCcttgattttttaattcttgatattttttttcaacatattgtaattgttgttgattttcaaatataattttccaattttgtaaatatgATAAAATGGTTTGtccaattttgattttattcccaacatcaccaacatcaccaccaccattaccattaccaccaccatcactTCTATGACTATCATATGTCAATTCTTTAGTATTGTAATGaattttaaatataaaatcaattaaataatccATAAATTCTTTAGAactaatttcaattaaaaaagcAAATCCACAATTTTTAATacataaatcaattaattttaaacttgataataataaatttggatttaaataaattaaatttaatcgTTTTTTCAATGATCTCATAGCAGTTTTCGTCAGAATTTTTTTAGATCGAATTAAATCAGTAATTTCAAATGctattgataaatcaatttctccATTAGGAATAGATTCTGATGTTGcttcaataattttattatctaattcaatttgagAAATTGTTGCCACTGGAGTATCTGATGTTGCTCTACCAAACCACGAcatgaatgaataataacttttaataaattaataaattaatgaatatgattatgattatgattatgattatatttattttaataagtttttgtttttttttttctcaaatGATAATACTGTTTAAATGAAGTATATATGAGTTAATATggattgaatttaatatcGTCTGGAGATTGTAAAAGAAACAAGGAGAAGGAgagaaaatatatattctcaattaattttagtTGAGTTGTTGTGTGTGGTGGCGGCGGGCGCTAATTATcattccttttttttttttttgaatcatATACACACTTTGCCTCGGGAAATGACTTCACtatcaccaacaacaacaacactgCCCTGTTAATTATTAAACTACAAAAAAGTACTAGTTAATCATTTAAAacgtatatatatatatatatatatatatatatgtatatatgtatacTTTTAAAACATAATTacagtaaaaaaaaaacaactaaAAAACTAAAAGCAAACTGAAAAAACCCAATCTTAAACTAGTAATAAACAAATGTTAAATGTTAAATGTTAAATGTTAAATGATAAACGTTAAacgatgatgatataatgttgttgttgttgttgttgttgttgttgatgatatgATAACAAGTATATAaatgtcaaaaaaaaaaaaaaaaaagtctatagaaaataaagaaaactaAGTCAGTAATAAGTAAACCAACCATAGTATATACCAAACCATACCACATACCataccaaccaaccaaccaaaaaagaaaaaaaaaaagcttcaaaatgataaatacaataaaatgaaaaaaaaaaaaaaaaaaaaaaaaaacaaaatcaaaaaaggAAAATGTTTATATGTTTGTTTATGCTAAGGTTTATcttttaagaaaaaaatatgatgAAGCTAAAGCTAAACAAATCACTGATGACCACcaatatttatcaaattgttcATTATAAATTTCTCTTTTAGCATTTGTTCTATATTGATTTTCCAATGATcgtttaatttttaatctatttcttttaattttatgaGATATACCATTTAAAGTCAGAGCTGTTTCTGAAATTTCATCAGTTGGATTTAAAGCTGTAGTTGGTAACATAATTGGTGGTTTATAAGCTAAATATAATGGTTGCATTTTTGATCcatcaaattgataaatttgtaAAGTCCATCTACCATGATAAGGATCAACGAAAACTTGATAAGTTTTAAACCAAGTAGGTTGAATATATCTTGTATaagttgatttattagGATCATCAGAATTACAAGGATCACTTAATAATTGTCTACCATCAACCGCAATTGGAgttaaaattattgatccattagataataattcatatttACCATGTTGATAACTAACTGATGCTACTGCACATGAATGATTTTTAGGATTAGGTTTAACTCGATATAATGCTTCTTCATAATGACCATCTTTAGTAAATGAATAAGAAATTCCTGGTAAATCAggttcaattaataattcttcaactGGATCATAAAATCCTGGTCCAGTAAATACGGTGTTAGATTTTGATGACCAAGTTCCTTCTAATTCTTCCATATTAGGATCACCATAAACGAAAATTGACagtgatgataataatgtgAATATAATAGGAATAAAATATCTTGAAAATATCATAATGTGTTAATTAATGGTTTgtggtggtaatggtggtggtgataatgatggtggtggaaTCGGGAAGTGGATGGGACTAACAAATTGATACACAGTGGGTGttactttttattttattttatttttgctAAACTTGTAAAAAATAgttgaaattgtttgaCAATAAATAAGgctttgttgttgttgagtaATGAATAGCAAATAATACTTcttctgtttctttttgaaatttagCAAGGAAGTAATAgcaataaatatataatataatcaatCCACTCTATAGAATatctgttgttgttgatgttgttgttgctttcTAAGAGGGAAGGCGGGGGGTGTTAGCTTTAGTTTATAGTGGAAGAAAAAGTATTACCTTGAAGATTGAAGACACTCGTGaagtttcaaaaaaattttttttttttttttttttttttttttggctatttgtttgtttggtGTGTCTTTGGTTTGCTGTTTTGTTCGATTGTGAGAAAGAGAGTTTCAAAagttttttaaaagaatgTAAAGGTCGTGTATAAAATGGAGAAAAtagaaattcaaaataggttcccttttcttttctccctccctccctccccctccccctccccctttttttttttttttctaaaaataGTCAAATGTTCACCCAACCCAACCCAACCCAAACCAACCTAACCCCATATTTCTATATAGTTTGATTAGTTAATTGAATTCTAATATAgtaaataatgataacagAGACAATGAGTATACATTATTGAGAAATGTAATAGATAAGTAGTAGTGGAAAAGTGCAACATGACACGACACGACACggtattattaaaattgaaactgtAGTTAATGATTTTGTCGTGTAAACgctaacaacaataacattcttttgattcttctttttttttttttttgttgttgtgtgtgtgtgtgtgtgtgtgtgtgtgtgacattaacaaattaattaaGTGAACCAACCACCAACGAGAGGGAGGGAAATTTTGGTGTTGGgtgttgcaaaaaaaaaaaaatacttttAATTTCAGCACAGCCCTGCTGCTGCTGATTATAGGTATTTTTATCcccaaccaaccaaccaaccaaccaaagCAACCAACTATCAAAAGactattgttttttttttttatcttaTAATCATATTGAGATTGGAGttgattattaaaatataGAACAAgataaaagaatataacaccaatattatatatatatatatatatacaaaatggatttctctttctttttgtttttttttatagatgctaaaatatatttatatatatatgttatATATGTTATATAAACTATCACAAACTTGAATtatgaatttttttgaattgaaaattaaaaattaaaaaaccaaaaaaaaaaaaaaaaattttaaaaaaaaaaacacacagaactgaaaaataataatataatgtCACacttattaataataaacaaagataaagataaaagaagaagaagaagaaggggGGGAAGGACAAATGATAAATGGTATAATGGTATAAATGTCTTCTCTAATATTtctaaaaattaaaaaaaaaaaaacaaaactctctttttttttttgttgatgttgtataagttaatgaatgaatggaTGATAGGTAGGTAGGTAGGTAAGTAGGTAGGTAggtattaattgattgattgtaggatagaattaaaaaaaaaaaacaaaaaacaaaacaagcaaataagcaaaaaaaaaccatcattaaacaaaaatttttcatatcATAAAACAACATATTACTacttttctctttttaaTGGATCATATTACATAATCGAGTTTTAGTATAGATTGGAGAATCATTTTCACTAATTGGAGTAccaacaccaccaacaccaccaacaccaacaccacTATTATCAGTATTGTTATTACCaccattgttgttgttattattattatttccaTTACCTATGATTCCACTCATTACACTACCACTAATTGTACTTGAagaataatttgaataattcaTAAATCTTCTACTActtgaaaataaatcattatcattatcataattattggttgatattgatgaagcAATACTAGCtgctgaagaagaaatgttgttactgttgttattgatattgagcTTTGAATTAATACTAGAATTATCACTTTgatataattgttgttgttgttgttgttgttttcgACCAGGAGTATATTtcattggtggtggtggttgcATATTTGGagaattaaaataattattatatgaTAATTGATGAGGTGCAGGAAGTTGGCTATTACCATTAGTAGTTGTGGtagtgttgttgttgttggtggcGGATTGTTTATTGGAATTTTTATTGGCCAGATTTGGTGGTGTCACCATTTGATAAACTGTagaatgatgatgatgatgatgattatggGAATGCatttgtggtggtggtattgatactgataatgatggtttgttattaatatgatattgatattgatattgatattgataattttgcAGTGATTGGGATAAATTCTTCATATGagaatttgttgttgaatcaaCTGGTGATATTGTAGAATTACCATTATTTAACcctgatgatgatgatgatgatgacgatgatgaagaagttgatgaagttgatgaagaatttgaataattctTTTGTCTCTTATGAGGTGTCATACCTAATGGAGTAGTTGAAGTAGTACTacatgatgatgaatttggtGTATTTGCATTTGATGATGCAgcagatgaagaagatgatacTGATGATGATCTTGAACTACTATAACCAATATATGATGATATAGGTGTTGTAGTAAcaccagaaccagaaccagaactagaattggaattggaattggaattaGTTGGAGTAGTATTGATATTATCAGTTGCTGGTGATGTAGATGTAGATGTAGATGTAGCTATGGCTGATGATGTAGTagaataattattattattattgttattattaaatccaaTAATACTATTAGTATGATAATTAAGTTTATAttgtaaattaaattgttcaTAAATATATTGTGGACCTtttgaattaaaaattttcatcataAAATCAGAAGCATTTAAAACTGATTTAATCATAGcttttttaatatatttataacGATTCATATCAAATCTAATAGGATATTGACTATCACAATTTAAAATagtttgataatgattatcACATGGTTGTAATTGGAAggtttcattaattaaatccaTAATAACTTGAcccaattcaattatattagtatcaattaaatcatgaGAATATAAAGCAGCATAACTAAgaaattctttaattttgaaaaattcattacCATCATTGTTAT
This is a stretch of genomic DNA from Candida dubliniensis CD36 chromosome 1, complete sequence. It encodes these proteins:
- a CDS encoding [G1/S-specific] cyclin, putative (Similar to S. cerevisiae CLN2;~Similar to C. albicans CLN3), which encodes MINITRPLTPKSIGKSISQHPYKSIQTKSNQQNNNNNTTTTTTTSSKSFVQEKYPSQLYESEIKIHNQSLAEYDLDIYDIMVDLIETNKPNLTLYKQQPYLTFTIRLKLIDFLLKMSIRLKILPFVFFKAVKIFDRYCSKRIVLLDQSQLIITTCLWIASKIMGGNNHFVNINNLDKIGHENFRTISDLGYGCGGKYLGPTERFRLPKLHELVKLCGAKCKYDQGMFKQMEVHVLNTLDWSLNDPSIEEFIIDSHEFNITNINSHEYENNNITTTTTTTTTNTTIESDNNDGNEFFKIKEFLSYAALYSHDLIDTNIIELGQVIMDLINETFQLQPCDNHYQTILNCDSQYPIRFDMNRYKYIKKAMIKSVLNASDFMMKIFNSKGPQYIYEQFNLQYKLNYHTNSIIGFNNNNNNNNYSTTSSAIATSTSTSTSPATDNINTTPTNSNSNSNSSSGSGSGVTTTPISSYIGYSSSRSSSVSSSSSAASSNANTPNSSSCSTTSTTPLGMTPHKRQKNYSNSSSTSSTSSSSSSSSSSSGLNNGNSTISPVDSTTNSHMKNLSQSSQNYQYQYQYQYHINNKPSLSVSIPPPQMHSHNHHHHHHSTVYQMVTPPNSANKNSNKQSATNNNNTTTTTNGNSQLPAPHQLSYNNYFNSPNMQPPPPMKYTPGRKQQQQQQQLYQSDNSSINSKLNINNNSNNISSSAASIASSISTNNYDNDNDLFSSSRRFMNYSNYSSSTISGSVMSGIIGNGNNNNNNNNGGNNNTDNSGVGVGGVGGVGTPISENDSPIYTKTRLCNMIH
- a CDS encoding cell wall function protein, putative (Similar to S. cerevisiae ROT1), encoding MIFSRYFIPIIFTLLSSSSIFVYGDPNMEELEGTWSSKSNTVFTGPGFYDPVEELLIEPDLPGISYSFTKDGHYEEALYRVKPNPKNHSCAVASVSYQHGKYELLSNGSIILTPIAVDGRQLLSDPCNSDDPNKSTYTRYIQPTWFKTYQVFVDPYHGRWTLQIYQFDGSKMQPLYLAYKPPIMLPTTALNPTDEISETASTLNGISHKIKRNRLKIKRSLENQYRTNAKREIYNEQFDKYWWSSVICLALASSYFFLKR